The Deltaproteobacteria bacterium DNA window TGTTTGACAATGTTATAGGCCCATTTGTCACTGAGGCCGAGATCTTTTCCCAGACCTGGAATGACACCGAGGAAACGCTGGACTTTGGGATTCTTGCTCTTCAACATCTGGTCCACATTCTTGGAAGTGATGCCGAGCTCCTCTGCCTGAATGAGAGCCATCACAGTAAAGTTGACAATGTCGTACCATTGATCGTCGCCGTGCCGCACCACCGGGGCCAGAGGCTCTTTGGAGATGATCTCCGGAAGCAAGACGTAATCAGCAGGGTTCGGGGCAGTGGCCCTGTGGGCAGCCAGCTGTGAAGAGTCCGAGGTCAGACAATCGCAGCGTCCAGCGAAAAAGGCCTTGGACAGCTCTGCCGTCTGTTCGATCACCACGGGCTTCCACTTCAGGCCGTTGGCCCTGAAAAAGTCTGCAGCATTGAGTTCGGTGGTGGTTCCGGGCAGGACGCATACAGTGGCGCCGCCGAGCTCTTTGGCGCTCTTCAAGCCGAGTTTCTTAGGCACCAGGAATCCCTGGCCATCGTAAAAGTTCACATGAGCGAAATTGAGGCCGTTTACTGTTTCGCGTGTCAAAGTCTGGGTGGTATTACGGCAAAGCACATCGATTTCTTTGGATTGCAGGGCAGGCAAACGCTGCACTGCAGTCAGGGGTACGTACTTGATCTTGTTTGCATCGCCAAAAACTGCCACGGCAATCGCCCGGGCAGTATCCACGTCGAGACCTCGCCACACACCCTTCTCATCGGGCATACTGAAGCCGAATACTCCACCGTTGACCCCGGCAATGAGGTATCCTCTCGCCTTTACCGCATCCAGAGTCTCACCTGCCTGAGCCATGGTTGCAGTGAAGACAAGGGCG harbors:
- a CDS encoding amino acid ABC transporter substrate-binding protein, which codes for MKLAKLAVLLVAVALVFTATMAQAGETLDAVKARGYLIAGVNGGVFGFSMPDEKGVWRGLDVDTARAIAVAVFGDANKIKYVPLTAVQRLPALQSKEIDVLCRNTTQTLTRETVNGLNFAHVNFYDGQGFLVPKKLGLKSAKELGGATVCVLPGTTTELNAADFFRANGLKWKPVVIEQTAELSKAFFAGRCDCLTSDSSQLAAHRATAPNPADYVLLPEIISKEPLAPVVRHGDDQWYDIVNFTVMALIQAEELGITSKNVDQMLKSKNPKVQRFLGVIPGLGKDLGLSDKWAYNIVKQVGNYGEIFERNVGVNTPLGLKRGLNDLWTRGGLMYAAPFR